The following are encoded in a window of Tolypothrix sp. PCC 7712 genomic DNA:
- a CDS encoding CHAT domain-containing tetratricopeptide repeat protein — protein sequence MANSEKNERTGRLGYLYNNQGKYREALPYFQRALALQEKHLDQENIEVVNSLNQLTSLYIKLVNYPEALKVGQRALAIIQKMRGLEHPDVASSLNNLANIYTGLGNYQEALRLYQRALTITEKNSKKDFWDDFNLAVQLNNLASAYRDLGNYDEAEKTWLRALKIREQLYQNALTAQLSEHVYRINSLAGVVAGSLNNLANLYQDKGNYTEAIKLQQRALSLNEKAFGKEHPDVALSMSNLASVYKDLGKYQEAITLVKTALAINEKILGAEHPQVASNLNNLANIYLAQGKFAEAQGLFQRALTIREKVFGNEHPLVAISVNNLGGMYSTQGNYQQAMILYKRALEIRQKIFGEEHPDVASSLNNLASVYQDQGKYQEALSLHERALAIREKRLGSEHPDVANSLNNLAEIYVTQAKYQQAIELHQRALTINNKVFGIENINSARNLSNLASTYNDLGNYKEALPLFQNALAIREKILGSEHPDVAKTLNSLSLFYAEQGNYAEAQKLSQRALYIQEKAFGKEHPDVATSLNNLAEIYKTLADYKQTLELHQRAKAINEKVFGTEHPQIAYSLNNLAGAYLAQGNYPEALKLYQEALKINKKAFNDEHPLVAQSLQNLANLYSDLGNDKEAEALYKQALTVSEKVFANNHPMVATILSNLASTYYHQENNTEAEKLMQRALAIREQVFGVNHPDVALSLNNLALLYNNQDKYQESLQLLQRSSGILEKVYGTNHPQVALNLSNQGWNYYLLGNNQKALELLQKSLSMTESFFGSQHPSVVKDLRLQSYAYHAQGDINRAIEVRKRSLDISDRNLNIILGIGSERQKQNYMMALVNESTDITVSLHLQSAPNNPEAAKLALTAILRRKGRILDVLSDNRSWLRQNLTPENQKLFDELTTISSQLARLTYTESSNFGQEFAKLQAEYDKLEAELSKRSSEFRTVTQITTIESVQKLIPTDAALVEFTLYQPLINPKAGKKSDRYGKPHYAAYILTSQGAPQWVDLGEAEAIDREISEFGDILQSKSRDVKPIARRLDTKLMQPIRKLLGDKRKLLVSPDSQLNLIPFAALVDENNRYLVENYTINYLTTGRDLLRLSNQAPSRQTPVVMANIDFGNAASNLSVSEKGDRQAKPSSEFDRLKFSPLPGTKEEAEAITPLLKDVKLLTGNQATENTLKQLQSPSILHIATHGFFLTDKKIDFPDTVGLAVGNRGIIVKPGSNRQVNKNLENPLLRSGIALAGFNNRRSGDEDGVLTALEASSLNLSGTKLVVLSACQTGVGKATNGEGVYGLRRAFVMAGTQSQLISLWNVDDLGTKELMVKYYGRLMKNEGRSEALRQTQLEMLNSQKYQHPFYWAAFIPSGDWTPAKF from the coding sequence TTGGCTAACTCAGAAAAAAATGAGCGAACCGGGAGATTAGGTTATCTATACAACAATCAAGGTAAGTATCGAGAAGCTTTACCATATTTTCAACGCGCTCTAGCACTTCAAGAAAAACATCTTGATCAAGAAAATATAGAGGTTGTTAACAGTTTGAATCAATTGACCAGCCTTTATATTAAATTGGTTAATTATCCAGAAGCATTAAAAGTTGGTCAACGCGCTCTTGCAATTATTCAAAAAATGCGTGGTTTGGAACATCCAGATGTTGCTTCTTCCTTGAATAATTTAGCTAATATATACACAGGTTTAGGGAATTATCAAGAAGCATTACGGCTTTATCAACGTGCCTTAACAATCACAGAAAAAAATTCAAAGAAAGACTTTTGGGATGATTTTAACCTAGCAGTTCAGCTTAATAACCTAGCGTCAGCTTATAGAGACTTAGGTAATTATGATGAAGCTGAGAAAACTTGGCTACGTGCTTTAAAAATCCGCGAACAGCTATACCAAAATGCACTAACTGCTCAACTGAGCGAACATGTCTATAGAATTAACTCGCTAGCTGGTGTGGTAGCTGGTAGTCTTAATAATTTAGCTAACTTATATCAAGATAAAGGAAATTATACCGAAGCAATAAAGCTTCAGCAACGTGCTTTATCTCTTAATGAAAAAGCATTTGGTAAAGAACATCCTGATGTTGCTTTAAGTATGAGTAATCTTGCTTCTGTATATAAAGATTTAGGAAAGTATCAGGAAGCAATAACTTTAGTGAAAACCGCTTTGGCTATTAATGAGAAAATTCTTGGTGCGGAACACCCTCAAGTTGCCTCTAACCTCAACAATTTAGCCAATATTTACCTAGCACAGGGAAAATTTGCAGAAGCGCAGGGTTTATTTCAACGTGCTTTGACTATTCGTGAAAAAGTATTTGGTAATGAACATCCATTAGTTGCAATTAGTGTAAATAATCTTGGTGGAATGTATAGTACGCAAGGTAATTATCAGCAAGCAATGATTCTATATAAGCGTGCTTTGGAAATTCGTCAGAAAATATTTGGCGAAGAACATCCAGATGTTGCTAGTAGCTTGAATAATTTGGCAAGTGTATATCAAGACCAAGGTAAATATCAAGAAGCCCTTTCTTTACATGAACGTGCTTTAGCAATTAGAGAAAAACGATTAGGCTCCGAACATCCAGATGTTGCTAATAGCCTGAATAATTTAGCAGAAATATACGTTACACAAGCAAAATATCAACAAGCAATAGAGTTACATCAACGCGCTCTCACTATCAACAATAAAGTATTTGGTATAGAAAATATTAATAGTGCCAGAAATCTTAGTAATTTGGCTAGTACTTACAATGACTTAGGCAACTATAAAGAAGCCCTTCCTTTATTTCAGAATGCTTTAGCCATACGAGAAAAAATATTAGGTTCTGAACATCCCGATGTTGCCAAGACTCTTAACAGCTTAAGTCTATTCTACGCAGAGCAAGGTAATTATGCAGAAGCACAAAAACTCAGTCAACGCGCTTTATACATTCAAGAAAAAGCATTTGGTAAAGAACATCCTGACGTTGCCACAAGCCTCAATAATCTAGCTGAAATCTACAAAACCTTAGCTGACTATAAGCAAACTCTGGAATTACACCAACGTGCTAAAGCAATTAACGAAAAAGTATTTGGTACAGAACATCCTCAGATAGCATATAGCCTTAACAATTTGGCTGGTGCATATTTAGCCCAAGGGAATTATCCAGAAGCACTAAAATTATATCAAGAAGCTTTAAAAATTAACAAAAAAGCATTTAATGATGAGCATCCCTTAGTAGCTCAATCACTGCAAAACTTGGCTAATCTATATAGTGACTTAGGGAATGATAAAGAGGCTGAAGCTTTATACAAACAAGCTTTAACTGTTAGCGAAAAGGTGTTTGCTAATAATCATCCTATGGTTGCAACAATCCTTAGTAATCTTGCATCTACTTACTACCACCAGGAAAATAATACTGAGGCAGAAAAATTGATGCAACGTGCTTTAGCTATTCGAGAACAGGTATTTGGTGTTAATCATCCTGATGTTGCTCTCAGTCTGAATAATTTAGCTCTTTTATATAATAACCAAGACAAATATCAAGAATCTCTTCAGCTTTTACAACGTTCTTCAGGTATCTTAGAAAAAGTATATGGTACTAATCATCCCCAAGTTGCACTCAATTTAAGTAACCAAGGTTGGAATTATTATCTTTTAGGAAATAATCAAAAAGCACTGGAACTCTTACAAAAATCGCTTTCGATGACAGAAAGCTTTTTTGGCTCCCAACATCCAAGTGTTGTTAAAGATTTAAGATTACAAAGTTATGCCTACCATGCTCAAGGTGATATAAACCGTGCCATTGAAGTGAGAAAGCGCAGTTTAGATATTAGCGATCGCAATCTCAATATTATCCTTGGTATTGGTTCAGAACGCCAAAAACAAAACTATATGATGGCGTTAGTTAATGAGTCAACCGACATCACAGTTTCCTTACACCTCCAGTCAGCACCCAATAATCCCGAAGCTGCAAAACTCGCTCTCACCGCAATTCTTCGCCGGAAAGGACGCATACTTGATGTTCTCAGCGATAATCGTAGCTGGTTACGACAAAACCTTACCCCAGAAAACCAAAAATTATTTGACGAACTCACAACCATTAGTTCCCAACTGGCAAGACTCACGTATACTGAATCTAGTAACTTTGGTCAAGAATTTGCAAAACTCCAAGCTGAGTACGACAAATTAGAAGCAGAACTCTCTAAACGTAGCAGCGAATTTCGCACTGTCACTCAAATCACCACAATTGAATCAGTGCAAAAATTAATACCTACTGATGCAGCTTTAGTGGAATTTACGCTGTATCAACCCTTAATCAATCCCAAAGCCGGAAAAAAGAGCGATCGCTATGGTAAACCCCATTATGCAGCATATATCCTGACATCCCAAGGCGCACCACAATGGGTAGATTTAGGAGAAGCGGAAGCTATTGATCGAGAAATTTCTGAATTTGGTGACATCCTGCAAAGTAAATCCCGCGATGTTAAACCAATTGCGCGTCGCTTGGATACCAAACTCATGCAACCCATCCGCAAACTATTGGGTGACAAGCGAAAACTGCTAGTTTCTCCCGACAGCCAGCTGAATCTAATTCCCTTCGCTGCGCTGGTAGATGAAAATAATCGCTATCTTGTAGAAAATTATACTATTAATTATTTAACAACCGGGCGTGACTTACTGCGCTTATCAAATCAAGCACCCAGCCGTCAAACACCTGTGGTAATGGCAAATATTGATTTTGGTAATGCTGCAAGTAACTTATCTGTGTCAGAAAAAGGCGATCGCCAAGCAAAACCTTCCTCGGAATTTGACAGACTAAAATTCTCACCCTTACCAGGAACAAAGGAAGAAGCCGAAGCCATTACCCCCTTATTAAAAGATGTCAAACTCCTAACAGGTAACCAAGCCACAGAAAATACTCTCAAACAATTACAGTCACCCAGTATTTTACATATCGCTACTCACGGGTTCTTTCTCACCGATAAAAAAATAGACTTTCCAGATACTGTTGGTTTAGCTGTGGGAAATCGTGGAATTATAGTTAAACCTGGTTCCAATCGTCAGGTGAATAAGAATCTTGAAAATCCCCTATTGCGTTCCGGTATTGCGTTAGCTGGATTTAACAACCGTCGCAGTGGTGATGAAGATGGTGTACTGACAGCCTTAGAAGCATCTTCCTTAAATTTATCGGGTACTAAATTAGTTGTACTTTCCGCCTGTCAGACTGGCGTGGGTAAAGCCACCAATGGCGAAGGGGTATATGGTTTGCGTCGTGCTTTTGTGATGGCTGGTACCCAAAGTCAGTTAATTAGTCTCTGGAATGTTGATGATTTGGGAACTAAAGAATTGATGGTGAAATATTATGGACGATTAATGAAAAATGAAGGACGTTCCGAAGCTTTGCGACAGACACAATTAGAAATGTTGAATTCTCAAAAATACCAACATCCATTTTACTGGGCTGCTTTCATTCCTTCTGGTGATTGGACTCCTGCTAAATTTTAG
- a CDS encoding IS1634 family transposase has protein sequence MEFEPRITNERVDDIPLLLTQLEQMGVEQLIDKHFPCHGNWQGLNLGSVVVIWLTHILSQADHRLNHVQGWVSKRLETLKSFTEESLRSLDLADDRLQAVLRYLSIDANWFSFESELGSSLLRVYDIIPEQVRLDSTTASSHCGVNPEGLFQWGHSKDNRPDLAQVKIMLSTLDPLGMPIATEILSGEKADDPLYIPAIDKVRSTIKKSELLYIGDCKMSSIKTRTHIVLGGDFYLCPLTAKQVSNEELSKYLQPVWDGQQELTIIDYEYADAKTKNIADGFEIEIIHEIEIDGQEISWSERQLIVRSFAIQKTAEKHLRERIQKTVDALEKLKVPRRGKKKLTSHFEWLETCEAIFNRYQTSGLFQVDIQTKRVKKVQKRYRDRKARIVEELWFDMSFKIDDSAVQHQIQMLGWRVYVTNKNPNEFGLKQAVRAYRDEYLMERGFARLKNFPLSLTPIYLQREDHITGLIRLLSIGLRVLNLLEFQVRHNLEKEKEKLAGLYVGNPKRETTRPSAEIILAAFKEITLLLIEVKNEIYAHLTALSPLQKRILALLGFSISIYTQLDGQSFTPE, from the coding sequence ATGGAATTTGAACCCAGAATTACAAACGAACGAGTTGATGATATACCCCTACTGCTAACACAACTGGAGCAGATGGGAGTAGAACAACTAATCGATAAACATTTTCCATGTCACGGAAACTGGCAAGGATTAAATCTAGGTAGTGTGGTGGTAATATGGTTAACACACATATTATCGCAAGCAGATCACCGTTTGAACCACGTTCAAGGTTGGGTGAGTAAGCGGTTAGAAACGTTAAAAAGCTTTACGGAAGAATCTTTACGCTCGCTCGATTTGGCAGATGACCGTTTGCAAGCAGTATTACGTTACCTATCTATAGATGCAAACTGGTTTTCATTTGAGTCGGAACTAGGAAGTAGTTTGCTACGGGTGTACGATATTATCCCAGAACAGGTACGTTTAGATAGTACAACGGCTTCAAGTCATTGTGGAGTTAACCCAGAAGGCTTATTTCAATGGGGTCATAGCAAAGACAATCGTCCGGATTTGGCGCAAGTGAAAATAATGCTATCGACATTAGACCCATTAGGAATGCCAATAGCGACGGAAATATTGTCAGGAGAAAAAGCAGATGACCCATTATATATTCCAGCAATAGATAAAGTACGTTCAACAATAAAAAAGTCAGAATTGTTATATATTGGTGACTGTAAAATGTCATCAATAAAGACAAGAACTCATATAGTATTGGGCGGAGATTTTTACTTATGTCCTTTAACAGCCAAGCAAGTATCTAACGAAGAACTAAGCAAATATCTCCAACCAGTTTGGGATGGTCAACAAGAACTAACAATTATAGATTACGAATATGCAGATGCCAAAACCAAAAATATAGCGGATGGCTTTGAAATAGAGATTATCCATGAAATAGAGATTGATGGGCAAGAAATCTCTTGGTCGGAAAGACAATTAATTGTGCGCTCATTTGCGATTCAAAAAACAGCAGAAAAACATCTACGTGAACGAATACAGAAAACAGTAGATGCTCTAGAAAAACTTAAAGTGCCTCGACGTGGCAAGAAAAAGCTCACTTCACACTTTGAATGGTTAGAAACATGTGAAGCTATTTTCAACAGATATCAAACAAGTGGATTATTTCAAGTTGACATTCAAACAAAAAGAGTTAAAAAAGTTCAAAAAAGATACCGAGACCGCAAAGCTAGAATAGTAGAAGAACTATGGTTTGACATGAGTTTTAAGATTGACGATTCCGCAGTTCAACACCAAATTCAAATGTTAGGCTGGCGGGTTTACGTTACAAATAAAAATCCAAATGAATTTGGTTTAAAACAAGCAGTTCGTGCCTATAGAGATGAGTACTTAATGGAACGAGGATTTGCGAGGCTGAAAAACTTTCCTCTTTCATTGACTCCGATATATTTACAACGTGAAGACCATATTACTGGTTTAATAAGACTACTGTCTATTGGTTTGCGAGTTTTAAACCTTTTAGAATTCCAGGTTCGCCACAATCTAGAAAAAGAGAAAGAAAAACTTGCGGGTCTTTATGTTGGCAATCCGAAGCGCGAAACTACAAGACCTAGCGCAGAAATAATTCTGGCTGCATTTAAAGAGATTACACTGCTGTTGATTGAGGTGAAAAACGAAATTTATGCTCACTTGACCGCTCTTTCACCTTTGCAGAAGCGTATTCTTGCTTTACTGGGCTTTTCCATCAGTATTTACACTCAACTTGATGGTCAATCTTTTACTCCTGAGTAG